In Bdellovibrio bacteriovorus, the following are encoded in one genomic region:
- a CDS encoding phospholipase D-like domain-containing protein, whose protein sequence is MATKRSSDILLVTDDEYMNVLLPLLDQARKSVDIMAYSFAMASASGKIDSKGTPYEIAQKLKEIKAQRKNLEIRLYIEGRRDTSIRNRVTADILKEYGVTVKYGATHAKGFCVDKRYVLFGSTNLTNQSLRKNHETNILADNTQIATGFLQYFEHLWRGGKHGGIQLDPPMYADGDFKDLLLEMIQTAKKSLEFSIYFFDHKEIRDALVQAHKRGVGLKGFIHDHGSFALGYVKRTRRTIHILEDAGINDLYFAPKHLFTHSKYLIKDKKEIALGTGNWLKEDVEIHPQLYVHLQEPALAKELAKHLQSQIQSLESPKKNDLK, encoded by the coding sequence ATGGCGACAAAAAGATCTTCAGATATTTTATTGGTGACAGATGACGAGTATATGAATGTGCTTTTGCCGCTGTTGGATCAGGCGCGAAAATCTGTCGACATCATGGCTTATTCATTTGCTATGGCCAGCGCGTCCGGAAAAATAGATTCTAAAGGCACCCCTTATGAAATTGCGCAAAAGCTGAAGGAGATCAAAGCTCAACGAAAAAATCTAGAGATCCGACTGTACATCGAGGGCCGCAGAGACACTTCCATCCGCAATCGTGTGACTGCCGATATTTTAAAAGAATATGGCGTTACAGTAAAATACGGAGCGACTCACGCCAAAGGTTTTTGCGTTGATAAGCGCTATGTTTTATTTGGATCGACAAATTTAACCAATCAATCTTTAAGAAAAAACCATGAAACCAATATTCTTGCGGACAACACCCAGATCGCGACAGGCTTTCTGCAATACTTCGAACATCTCTGGCGCGGCGGAAAGCACGGCGGCATTCAATTAGACCCACCGATGTATGCCGATGGAGACTTTAAAGATCTGCTTTTAGAAATGATCCAAACAGCCAAGAAGTCTTTAGAATTTTCCATTTACTTTTTTGATCACAAAGAAATCCGCGATGCCTTGGTCCAGGCCCATAAAAGGGGAGTCGGGTTGAAAGGATTTATTCACGATCACGGAAGTTTTGCTTTGGGATATGTGAAACGCACCCGCCGCACGATTCATATTTTAGAGGATGCAGGTATTAACGATCTTTATTTTGCCCCGAAACATCTTTTTACGCATTCCAAGTATCTGATCAAAGATAAAAAAGAAATCGCCTTAGGGACCGGTAATTGGCTAAAAGAAGATGTAGAAATTCATCCGCAACTGTATGTACACTTACAAGAACCAGCTTTAGCAAAAGAACTTGCTAAGCACTTACAAAGTCAGATCCAAAGTTTAGAAAGCCCCAAAAAGAATGATCTCAAATGA
- a CDS encoding OmpA family protein: protein MKYIIYLLLCLASVPAHSNVLGDMQTFQPNTDGLDFITVHTARPLPKGFFVFSNYLNYAKDHLLVYRTLGAQDRMDYEDSLFEYDFGIGYAWTEKFQISLQAPVLLEHRSDVQDGIKVDIYKGMHSLRPGFKYTFGDTADANWAVLGSVDFVTADNSPYTGVTSNPIANLEGVYRWRSKSIIQALNLGVRFRNPTETPFDAHMFPLKNQVTASYGLSGDFSKTARWVFEAISSYPIDKEPYKEAIDASSFDLLLALKHRWVKNLNFDWGATVEPGVKSLAPSYRVFAGLIYYWKPQVGSKAENVPTTSEVPTYFRVLPDTPSIYVSDTIQFYAEGNDNIESCRIIEGPGTLDNGCEFLGDAPGITRIEFKNARGQTSTGTVEIKQRKPSSPVSFSQRNYQVYVGSTVQMQAQGGTMPYRYSIENGEGEFDDNGIFQAPLTPQTVKVLVTDEALQVARATVTVIELPKADKTIDLTNLEFITATATLTPNSRKHFEENVRQLRDVNVSRIIVEGHTDSVGNDKYNLDLSRRRARAIRDQLISMLNLNPSMVEGIGFGESRPIRSNDTAEGRQRNRRVILKVYYKK from the coding sequence ATGAAATATATTATCTATTTACTTCTGTGCTTGGCGTCGGTACCTGCTCATTCTAACGTTCTGGGGGATATGCAAACCTTCCAGCCTAATACCGATGGTCTGGACTTTATTACTGTCCACACCGCGCGTCCTTTGCCGAAGGGCTTTTTCGTATTTAGTAACTATCTCAATTACGCCAAAGATCACTTGCTGGTGTACCGCACACTGGGTGCGCAAGATCGTATGGATTACGAGGACTCTCTTTTTGAATACGATTTCGGTATTGGTTATGCTTGGACGGAGAAATTCCAAATCAGTCTACAGGCGCCAGTGTTGCTAGAGCATAGATCTGACGTTCAAGACGGTATTAAGGTCGATATCTATAAAGGCATGCACAGTTTACGTCCTGGCTTTAAATACACCTTCGGTGACACGGCAGACGCGAACTGGGCCGTTTTAGGCTCGGTGGATTTCGTGACTGCGGATAATAGTCCGTACACGGGTGTGACTTCAAATCCGATTGCGAACTTAGAGGGTGTGTATCGCTGGAGATCTAAAAGTATTATTCAAGCTTTGAACTTGGGTGTGCGCTTCAGAAACCCAACAGAAACCCCCTTTGACGCCCACATGTTCCCTTTAAAGAACCAAGTGACTGCCTCTTATGGTCTTTCGGGAGATTTCTCCAAGACCGCACGTTGGGTGTTTGAAGCCATCTCAAGTTATCCGATCGACAAAGAGCCTTACAAAGAAGCTATCGATGCTTCTTCATTTGATCTTTTGTTAGCTTTAAAACATCGTTGGGTTAAAAACTTAAACTTTGACTGGGGCGCGACTGTGGAACCGGGCGTGAAGTCTTTAGCGCCTTCTTATCGCGTTTTTGCTGGTCTTATCTATTACTGGAAACCACAAGTCGGATCTAAAGCTGAAAACGTGCCGACAACATCTGAAGTTCCCACTTACTTCCGCGTCTTACCAGACACTCCATCGATTTATGTTTCAGACACCATTCAGTTTTATGCTGAGGGCAATGACAACATCGAAAGCTGCCGCATCATCGAAGGTCCAGGAACTTTGGATAACGGCTGTGAGTTCTTAGGGGACGCTCCGGGGATCACACGTATTGAATTCAAGAATGCTCGCGGACAAACATCCACGGGCACTGTCGAAATCAAACAGCGTAAACCATCTTCCCCGGTGTCGTTCTCGCAAAGAAATTATCAAGTTTACGTGGGCTCTACAGTTCAAATGCAAGCTCAAGGGGGCACCATGCCCTATCGCTATTCCATTGAAAATGGCGAGGGTGAATTTGATGATAACGGCATATTCCAAGCTCCCCTGACTCCGCAAACGGTGAAAGTTTTGGTGACGGATGAAGCACTGCAAGTCGCTCGTGCCACTGTTACGGTGATCGAATTACCAAAAGCGGATAAAACAATTGATCTGACAAATCTTGAATTTATCACCGCCACCGCGACATTGACGCCGAACTCTCGTAAACATTTTGAAGAAAATGTGCGCCAGCTCCGTGACGTGAATGTATCACGCATCATCGTGGAAGGTCATACGGACTCCGTCGGCAATGATAAGTATAACTTGGATCTAAGTCGCCGCCGCGCCAGAGCCATCCGCGATCAGTTGATCTCGATGCTCAATTTAAATCCAAGCATGGTGGAAGGCATTGGTTTCGGGGAGTCTCGCCCGATCAGATCTAATGACACCGCGGAAGGCCGCCAACGCAATCGCCGCGTGATCTTAAAAGTGTATTATAAAAAATAA
- a CDS encoding MerR family DNA-binding transcriptional regulator, translated as MRQKSFPKTFKISEFSKKTGLSIKALRLYEERGLLIPKRNPLNGYRIYSEAQINEAERIMELRRGFKFRKKISDSILKLSSKEILDKTRDIPSTEYLRTLLLVETKAQKKFLSVLSEKARKLVKEDLLKLQTHFEKFW; from the coding sequence ATGAGACAAAAATCGTTTCCCAAAACTTTTAAAATCAGCGAGTTTTCAAAAAAAACCGGCTTGTCTATCAAAGCCTTGCGGCTTTATGAAGAGCGTGGATTGTTAATTCCTAAAAGAAATCCATTGAATGGTTACCGGATTTATTCAGAAGCGCAAATCAATGAAGCAGAAAGAATCATGGAATTACGGCGGGGGTTTAAATTTCGAAAAAAAATCAGCGACTCTATATTGAAATTAAGTTCTAAAGAAATTTTAGATAAAACTAGGGATATTCCCAGCACAGAGTATCTTAGAACTTTATTATTGGTGGAGACAAAAGCTCAGAAAAAGTTTTTGTCTGTCCTTTCAGAAAAAGCCCGCAAGCTCGTTAAAGAGGATCTTTTAAAGTTGCAAACCCATTTCGAAAAATTTTGGTAA
- a CDS encoding phosphotransferase, with product MIHEFLQDWDLKSPSRIHEIPDGAVNRVYRIEAPDQNYFLRVYKSSDLATLKREHALIDCVLQQNIPAARPLESKSGDRFTVKNGKIAALYTEAKGQQIKRHNLRLSHALAAGKMLAQIHLATREFPNHGYRIYNLSWDSEAWIEKLNNIERLILSRREKTESDQWALDRLKDQRRWLQNSLCSHYYVPQNPSQVLHGDFHDGNLFFDHDKVSGVIDWDQSTYMPRAFEVVRAASYMFGLDREPTLAFINAYREVFPLTEAELEDGAQGWGRRSDHYVWAIEEVYIHGNERARVFIPHRKFLPFQELWAKIRSSP from the coding sequence ATGATTCATGAATTCCTACAAGACTGGGATCTAAAATCACCCTCTCGAATTCATGAAATTCCTGATGGTGCGGTCAACCGTGTTTATCGTATCGAAGCTCCCGACCAAAATTATTTTTTGCGCGTCTATAAGTCTTCCGATCTCGCGACGTTAAAGCGTGAGCACGCGCTGATTGATTGCGTGCTCCAACAAAATATTCCCGCGGCCAGACCCTTAGAATCAAAATCAGGGGATCGGTTTACTGTAAAAAACGGAAAAATTGCGGCTCTTTATACTGAAGCCAAGGGGCAGCAAATCAAGCGCCACAATCTGCGTTTATCCCATGCGTTGGCCGCAGGAAAAATGCTGGCTCAAATTCATTTGGCGACTCGAGAATTTCCTAATCACGGCTATCGAATTTATAATTTGTCTTGGGATTCCGAAGCTTGGATTGAAAAGCTCAACAATATTGAACGTCTGATTTTATCTCGCCGTGAAAAAACAGAATCCGATCAGTGGGCTTTAGACAGGCTTAAAGACCAGCGACGATGGTTGCAAAATTCTTTGTGTTCTCACTATTATGTTCCTCAGAATCCGTCGCAGGTGTTGCACGGAGATTTTCATGATGGAAATCTGTTCTTTGACCATGACAAGGTTTCTGGGGTTATTGACTGGGATCAATCGACTTATATGCCGCGTGCTTTTGAAGTCGTGCGAGCGGCGTCTTATATGTTCGGTTTAGATCGTGAGCCGACATTGGCTTTTATTAACGCCTATCGTGAGGTATTTCCATTAACGGAAGCTGAACTTGAAGACGGTGCTCAAGGCTGGGGTCGTCGCAGCGATCACTATGTTTGGGCGATTGAAGAAGTTTATATTCATGGTAACGAGCGAGCTCGGGTTTTTATCCCGCATCGTAAGTTTTTACCGTTTCAAGAATTATGGGCGAAGATTCGCTCTTCGCCCTAA
- a CDS encoding endonuclease/exonuclease/phosphatase family protein, whose translation MKVKILSYNIHGGRGCDGQRDYQRIGALLKEHDIDIALIQELDTRPYRENTEKAVNELRTDHFDHFIAAPTLVTQEGWYGNAIFSKFPILKKNIIDISTKGREPRNILEVFLQSPEGLLHVVNTHKGLKSAERGLQMAKLNDLLSRASDIPLIVGGDINEWQSSSASLKKLNSVLHELGTGATFPTMLPVFRLDRMWCRPAGIFRAIKVLKTKQTRQYSDHYPLFAEIEI comes from the coding sequence ATGAAAGTTAAAATCTTAAGTTACAATATTCACGGGGGACGTGGCTGTGATGGTCAAAGAGATTACCAACGCATTGGTGCGCTTTTAAAAGAACACGATATCGATATTGCCCTTATTCAAGAACTCGACACCCGGCCCTATCGCGAAAACACGGAAAAAGCGGTGAACGAGTTGCGCACCGATCACTTTGATCATTTTATCGCCGCCCCGACTTTGGTGACCCAAGAGGGGTGGTACGGAAATGCGATTTTTTCAAAATTTCCCATTTTAAAAAAGAACATCATTGATATCAGCACGAAGGGGCGTGAACCGCGAAATATCTTAGAAGTGTTTTTGCAATCTCCAGAGGGATTACTTCACGTGGTCAACACGCACAAAGGACTTAAAAGTGCCGAACGCGGTCTGCAAATGGCAAAGCTCAATGATCTTTTATCCCGCGCTAGTGACATTCCGCTGATTGTTGGCGGCGATATCAACGAATGGCAATCCTCATCGGCCTCTTTAAAAAAGCTGAACAGTGTTCTTCATGAATTGGGAACGGGGGCCACCTTTCCCACCATGCTCCCCGTCTTTCGTTTAGACAGGATGTGGTGTCGTCCGGCAGGCATTTTTCGCGCTATCAAAGTTTTAAAAACCAAACAGACTCGTCAGTACTCAGATCACTATCCGCTTTTTGCGGAAATAGAGATTTAA
- a CDS encoding NADAR family protein has product MKHLISTVLSLVIFTSLIACESSKHSNPQAPAAVTPEAGPSVEVQNKDDSWQKEFPGHWWKPVPKEDAKSWEVLPQEAGYKEVVLSKRNELGLLSNFADTPFVYRGVCYSTIEGYWQMMKYPENPEDARWAWTPKWKYTRAQVSKMDGYKAKSAGNYANGLMDENDANWVTFEGKVLVFAEKNPGEHYRLIWEAEIEKIRQNPEALKVLLATKDLKLIADHHNSEKAPKEWHYNVLWMEIRSLIQSGQLSLQTTEDLSLRTCGAKK; this is encoded by the coding sequence ATGAAACATCTGATTTCGACTGTCTTAAGTTTGGTCATTTTCACATCTCTTATCGCTTGTGAGTCTTCAAAACATTCAAACCCCCAAGCTCCCGCAGCGGTCACTCCAGAGGCCGGACCTTCCGTTGAAGTTCAGAACAAAGACGATTCTTGGCAAAAAGAATTTCCAGGCCATTGGTGGAAGCCAGTTCCTAAAGAAGACGCCAAGTCTTGGGAAGTTTTGCCGCAAGAAGCGGGCTATAAAGAAGTTGTTTTAAGTAAGCGCAATGAATTAGGTCTGCTTTCAAACTTTGCGGACACGCCCTTTGTGTATCGTGGCGTTTGTTATTCGACCATAGAAGGTTACTGGCAGATGATGAAGTATCCTGAAAATCCGGAGGATGCGCGCTGGGCCTGGACACCCAAATGGAAATACACGCGCGCGCAAGTTTCTAAAATGGATGGTTATAAAGCTAAAAGTGCTGGTAATTATGCTAATGGTTTGATGGATGAAAACGATGCCAACTGGGTCACTTTTGAAGGAAAAGTTTTGGTTTTTGCTGAAAAAAATCCGGGTGAACATTATCGTTTGATTTGGGAAGCGGAAATCGAAAAGATTCGCCAAAATCCCGAAGCCCTAAAAGTTCTTTTAGCCACTAAAGATCTAAAATTGATTGCGGATCACCACAATTCGGAAAAAGCTCCCAAAGAGTGGCATTACAATGTGTTGTGGATGGAGATCAGAAGTCTGATCCAATCTGGACAGCTGTCGCTGCAAACAACGGAAGATCTGAGTTTAAGAACCTGCGGCGCTAAAAAGTAA
- a CDS encoding substrate-binding periplasmic protein: MMRALIFLLLFLTFQNQTQAGECKNTFFVSIVDLWPISYVDSTGQLQGLGQDLAQALGQATRCRIVTEQVPPFQGFKLLRESKTDMIMVNLGNSGKNVDLYGDFIPILKVRRILVIRPDIFRKGWNIQNYVDDPKIRFAGVIGMRFAYKQDEIESLRKQQVYIETTDHDNLMNLLKRKGADATFYTEAAFENYRQHSSMADAFIKIQDKKTWLLAGIYISKKRFSKDNLEILESAIEKLRKNGQIQKMVGKYFEPDYGQVLSEMDLKRIKAP, from the coding sequence ATGATGCGTGCCTTGATTTTCCTTCTTCTTTTTTTAACGTTCCAAAATCAAACTCAAGCGGGTGAGTGTAAGAACACTTTCTTTGTCAGCATTGTTGATCTCTGGCCGATTTCTTATGTCGATTCCACAGGTCAACTGCAAGGCCTGGGACAAGATTTAGCTCAGGCCCTTGGTCAAGCGACGCGATGTCGAATCGTTACCGAACAAGTTCCGCCATTTCAAGGCTTCAAATTATTACGCGAATCTAAAACCGATATGATCATGGTGAACTTAGGAAATTCTGGAAAAAATGTCGATTTGTATGGTGATTTTATTCCTATTCTTAAGGTTCGACGCATTTTGGTGATTCGACCTGATATATTTCGCAAAGGCTGGAATATTCAAAATTACGTGGATGATCCCAAGATACGATTTGCCGGCGTCATTGGGATGCGTTTTGCGTACAAGCAAGATGAAATTGAATCGCTTCGCAAACAACAGGTTTATATTGAAACAACAGACCATGATAATTTGATGAATTTACTTAAAAGAAAAGGTGCTGATGCGACCTTTTATACCGAAGCCGCATTTGAAAACTATCGCCAACATTCAAGCATGGCCGATGCATTTATCAAGATTCAGGATAAAAAGACCTGGTTATTGGCAGGTATTTATATCTCTAAAAAGAGGTTTTCTAAGGACAATCTAGAGATACTAGAATCAGCCATCGAAAAGCTTAGGAAAAACGGTCAAATCCAGAAAATGGTCGGCAAATACTTCGAACCTGATTACGGACAAGTTCTATCAGAGATGGATTTAAAACGAATTAAAGCCCCTTAG
- a CDS encoding KH domain-containing protein — MESFKFEEEATVRDPKEKGANIDLEAYREEIRVLVEHMVRLLVDKPDTVTVTTYVGPKTTVYRIGCAKENMGQVIGTQGKTIMGLRAVVHAMTARTGIRSIVEIPV; from the coding sequence ATGGAATCTTTCAAATTTGAAGAAGAGGCGACGGTTCGAGATCCCAAAGAAAAAGGCGCCAATATAGATCTTGAAGCCTATCGGGAAGAAATTCGCGTTTTAGTTGAGCACATGGTTCGACTTTTAGTTGATAAGCCTGACACTGTCACCGTGACCACCTATGTCGGTCCAAAAACCACCGTGTATCGTATTGGTTGTGCCAAGGAAAACATGGGACAAGTTATTGGCACTCAAGGTAAAACAATTATGGGTCTTCGAGCTGTTGTTCATGCGATGACAGCACGAACTGGAATTCGTTCTATTGTTGAGATTCCGGTTTAA
- a CDS encoding SDR family NAD(P)-dependent oxidoreductase has product MEKEVSDKIKPLAVVTGASSGIGYELAKVFAKNGFDLLVIAEDPGIVDAGNAFRALGVNVETLQADLSMYSEVQKACDKIDSLGASVEAIAMNAGFGTCGDFVDTDLDTELRMIGVNNASLVHMTKRVLPRLIKQGHGRILYTSSVAATMPGPYYAVYAATKAFVQSFSEAIRAEVKDKGITVTALQPGPTDTNFFERAHMMDTKAGQGKKDDPAQVAEEGFAALMSGKDHVIAGSFMNTVQAKMANFMTAPQGAAAQGAQTKPQHR; this is encoded by the coding sequence ATGGAAAAAGAAGTATCTGACAAAATTAAACCTCTGGCCGTTGTTACCGGAGCCTCGAGCGGCATCGGCTATGAATTAGCGAAGGTTTTTGCTAAAAATGGTTTTGATCTCTTAGTGATTGCCGAAGATCCAGGAATTGTGGATGCAGGCAATGCTTTTCGCGCTTTGGGCGTGAATGTTGAAACCTTGCAAGCCGACCTTTCTATGTATTCTGAGGTACAGAAAGCTTGCGACAAAATTGACTCTTTGGGGGCTTCTGTTGAAGCCATTGCGATGAATGCGGGATTCGGTACCTGTGGTGATTTCGTAGATACCGATTTAGACACCGAGCTGCGCATGATCGGTGTCAATAACGCTTCGCTTGTGCATATGACTAAGCGTGTTCTACCGCGTCTTATAAAACAAGGCCACGGACGAATCTTATACACTTCTTCTGTCGCTGCCACCATGCCAGGTCCTTATTATGCGGTCTATGCCGCGACCAAAGCTTTTGTACAGTCTTTTTCTGAAGCCATTCGCGCCGAAGTAAAAGACAAAGGCATTACTGTCACCGCCCTCCAACCCGGCCCGACCGATACCAACTTTTTTGAGCGAGCGCACATGATGGATACTAAAGCGGGACAAGGCAAAAAAGACGATCCGGCACAAGTCGCCGAAGAGGGCTTCGCGGCTTTGATGAGTGGCAAAGATCACGTGATCGCGGGGTCCTTTATGAACACCGTTCAAGCAAAAATGGCAAACTTTATGACCGCCCCTCAAGGAGCGGCTGCGCAAGGGGCGCAAACCAAACCGCAACATAGATAG
- a CDS encoding phospholipase D-like domain-containing protein: MNETVFKPSENCWKTDEIKRGTLLVDSADFYRAVHAAMSRARKSIFILGWDIDSGIALLRGEDAKRSADPSVLIELLSKKARENPELNIYILIWDSSVAFVGEREFLPELVWTNNTPENIHFHLDSTIPLWGSHHQKIILIDDQLVFTGGMDLARQRWDERSHHPEDPLRMDANGSYGPFHDVQIMMDGPIVKSFSEIVRVRWKSSTGYEAKNPDFNPSAVWPPPFPVSLENFRAAVARTIPKTETTSEVHEINQMYRDLFKSATRFIYIENQYFSSKEMARALNAALKNNKELHALLISSYDPQGIFESEAMWANRIDFKRIASRGVENQIRFASSGIKTQDGNICYKRIHSKVLVVDDHHCTVGSANLTNRSMDLDTECDVVLEAQDLIQRKQIQHIRNDLIAEHVGLTTAEVEELFTRQNPLAEIFNIQHDAYRLWEIEDTKFTTQTFQSMASTFADPEDTDIQKTLHLKNPRKVLVISLLLALVSFMIIGSFVRNHISWFSTESIHAFLKSARSSPWSFLIVCAAYVAGGFVLFPVTLMSLLTAAVFGSLWGPIYGMTGALLSAAVMFGLGHWAGLKGTRRFLGDRIRSIDAKFQKTGVIGVTILRLIPIAPYSLVNIAAGISSVRFIDFILGTFLGFLPAFIVKGLVGDSLTQVFLNPTKKTVIYLTLGIGLWILLTVGTYFFTKRWQNRASP, from the coding sequence TTGAACGAAACGGTATTTAAACCTTCAGAGAATTGCTGGAAGACGGATGAAATAAAACGCGGGACCCTGCTCGTGGACTCCGCCGATTTTTATCGTGCGGTGCACGCCGCCATGAGCCGGGCTCGCAAAAGTATTTTCATCTTGGGTTGGGATATTGATAGCGGCATTGCTTTGCTCAGGGGGGAAGATGCGAAACGGTCCGCGGACCCCTCAGTCTTAATTGAATTGCTATCAAAAAAAGCGCGGGAAAATCCGGAATTAAATATTTATATTTTGATCTGGGATTCTTCCGTGGCTTTTGTGGGTGAACGTGAATTTTTACCCGAGTTGGTCTGGACGAATAACACCCCTGAAAATATCCATTTTCATTTAGACAGCACGATTCCCTTATGGGGCAGCCATCATCAAAAGATCATTCTGATCGATGACCAATTGGTATTTACCGGCGGCATGGATCTGGCGCGGCAAAGATGGGACGAAAGGTCTCACCATCCCGAAGATCCGTTACGCATGGACGCCAATGGCTCTTATGGACCTTTTCATGATGTGCAAATCATGATGGACGGTCCGATAGTAAAAAGCTTTTCAGAAATCGTGCGTGTACGGTGGAAAAGTTCTACCGGATATGAAGCGAAAAACCCCGACTTTAATCCTTCTGCCGTGTGGCCCCCTCCTTTTCCGGTGTCCTTGGAAAACTTCCGGGCGGCTGTGGCGCGCACCATACCTAAAACAGAAACTACATCTGAAGTTCATGAAATAAATCAGATGTATCGCGACCTTTTTAAAAGTGCCACCCGATTTATATATATTGAAAATCAATATTTTAGTTCTAAAGAGATGGCAAGAGCCCTCAATGCCGCCTTAAAAAACAATAAAGAGCTTCATGCTTTATTGATTAGCTCCTATGATCCTCAGGGAATCTTTGAGTCTGAAGCTATGTGGGCCAATCGCATTGACTTTAAAAGGATTGCTTCCCGAGGGGTTGAAAATCAGATTCGCTTTGCCTCTTCGGGAATAAAAACTCAGGATGGCAATATCTGTTACAAACGCATTCATTCAAAAGTGCTGGTGGTCGATGATCATCATTGCACGGTGGGTTCAGCCAATCTTACGAATCGTTCCATGGATTTAGACACGGAATGTGACGTGGTCCTTGAGGCCCAGGATCTTATCCAAAGAAAACAAATTCAACACATTCGCAATGATCTTATTGCCGAACACGTGGGCCTCACCACGGCCGAAGTTGAGGAGCTCTTCACTAGACAAAATCCTTTAGCAGAAATTTTTAACATTCAACATGATGCTTATCGTTTGTGGGAAATCGAAGATACGAAATTCACCACACAGACCTTTCAAAGCATGGCTTCCACTTTTGCGGATCCTGAAGACACGGACATTCAAAAAACTTTACATTTAAAAAATCCGCGTAAAGTTTTGGTGATTTCATTGCTGTTGGCCTTAGTCAGTTTTATGATTATCGGCTCTTTTGTGCGAAATCATATCTCTTGGTTTTCAACAGAATCCATCCACGCATTTTTAAAAAGTGCCCGATCCTCCCCTTGGTCCTTTTTGATCGTCTGCGCTGCTTACGTGGCTGGGGGTTTTGTTCTTTTTCCGGTGACGCTGATGTCGCTTTTAACCGCGGCCGTGTTCGGGTCGCTCTGGGGACCCATTTATGGAATGACGGGAGCTCTTTTAAGTGCGGCAGTGATGTTTGGTCTGGGTCACTGGGCGGGTCTTAAGGGCACGCGACGATTTTTGGGCGATCGCATTCGCAGTATTGATGCGAAATTTCAAAAGACCGGCGTGATAGGGGTCACAATCTTGCGTTTGATTCCAATTGCTCCTTACAGCTTAGTGAACATCGCGGCAGGCATATCGTCGGTGCGCTTTATTGATTTTATATTGGGAACTTTCTTAGGCTTTCTGCCGGCCTTTATCGTTAAAGGCCTTGTTGGCGACTCCCTGACTCAAGTCTTTTTAAATCCCACAAAAAAGACGGTGATTTATTTAACTTTAGGAATTGGCCTGTGGATCCTGCTGACTGTGGGCACTTATTTTTTCACCAAACGATGGCAAAACCGAGCAAGTCCATGA
- a CDS encoding DUF72 domain-containing protein: protein METRIGISGWRYEPWRNVFYPDKLPQAKELYYASRQMTSIEINGSFYSLQKPSSYQKWFADTPDDFMFSIKGPQYITHVRRLKDVEKPLANFFGSGVLHLKHKMGPILWQFPPSFRYDEERLENFFKLLPRTIQDAAKLSKKADRVDPDYPEEAKKSPAPLRHAIEVRHPSFENPDFVELVRKYNVAIVFADTAGRWPYIEDVTSDFVYLRLHGDEELYASGYGDETLKWWAKRIRTWQKGNMPKPDYAVTDTKPPQRSRDAFIYFDNDVKVHAPYDAQTLMRYLKV, encoded by the coding sequence ATGGAAACCAGGATCGGAATTTCAGGTTGGCGTTATGAACCTTGGCGGAATGTATTTTATCCCGATAAACTTCCCCAAGCCAAAGAGTTGTACTATGCAAGTCGCCAGATGACTTCCATTGAAATCAATGGCTCGTTTTATTCTTTGCAAAAACCCAGTAGTTATCAAAAATGGTTTGCAGATACGCCCGATGATTTTATGTTCTCAATTAAGGGACCGCAGTACATCACGCATGTGCGCAGATTAAAAGACGTCGAAAAACCTTTGGCCAATTTTTTCGGATCAGGGGTTTTGCATTTGAAACATAAGATGGGTCCGATACTATGGCAGTTTCCACCAAGTTTTCGTTATGATGAAGAACGTTTAGAAAACTTTTTTAAACTTCTTCCTCGCACGATTCAAGACGCCGCGAAATTAAGTAAAAAAGCAGATCGCGTGGATCCAGACTATCCAGAAGAAGCGAAGAAGTCCCCAGCGCCTCTTCGTCACGCTATCGAAGTGCGACATCCCAGTTTTGAAAATCCAGATTTTGTCGAGCTAGTCCGCAAATACAATGTGGCTATTGTCTTTGCGGATACGGCCGGACGTTGGCCTTATATTGAAGATGTGACCAGTGATTTTGTTTATTTGCGTTTGCATGGTGATGAAGAACTTTACGCTAGTGGGTATGGAGATGAAACTTTAAAGTGGTGGGCAAAGCGCATTAGGACCTGGCAGAAAGGAAATATGCCTAAACCCGATTATGCGGTGACGGACACAAAGCCGCCTCAACGTTCAAGAGATGCTTTTATTTATTTTGATAACGACGTCAAAGTTCATGCGCCCTACGATGCCCAGACCTTGATGCGGTATCTTAAGGTTTAA